One genomic segment of Mytilus trossulus isolate FHL-02 chromosome 4, PNRI_Mtr1.1.1.hap1, whole genome shotgun sequence includes these proteins:
- the LOC134714404 gene encoding uncharacterized protein LOC134714404 translates to MLDDKAIMALEELRVRTACGTGGNTAKINIGSSSPYIERRNCDQSSMVIEQYENFYQVTLPTGTEIEFYILNGFIPVLNIKPSVIDVGKTEGLCGFISPDGNATDDLISRNSSLFESDVRVFVASWRATSDEELFVTEPNLPITYPFLKQFCSCHVDDYTRDYGDNFNSVDCSLFESMVPCLQIQNSHFQSFENTCEPSNHIRRKRSSGNQYVKFPVNDPDDVMDIYWTRNVTDSLDQQIIPQSSWKNGWNWKKARTECEHQLTKRIYPAIFTFVPMLTIKDYIESCITDIKSIGDTRFLKDTVMAIQLFSKKEAYRYNSTNDVSMLFQRVNPMLCVDNCNGKGQCISGKCLCNDGYIGLSCSSHISIPPLVMSLPEDGLCDSVARPCGKTNIYGEFYSKDIICKSESFLIKGSRKDYKALNSTSKALYRDFFMVTCDFEQHTNDVLNKSTTIGKGVDISLSYDGIHFSRILSLVIFDPACMRCSSRPIYCHKKSNCAG, encoded by the exons TACGTACTGCGTGTGGAACCGGAGGTAATACTGCTAAAATTAACATTGGATCATCCAGCCCATACATAGAAAGGAGAAATTGTGATCAGTCCTCTATGGTTATTGAACAGTATGAAAATTTCTATCAG GTAACTCTTCCAACTGGAACAGAAAttgagttttatattttaaacggCTTCATTCCAGTCTTAAATATAAAGCCATCGGTTATTGATGTCGGAAAAACAGAAGGGTTGTGCGGTTTCATAAGCCCTGACGGAAACGCTACTGATGATCTCATTTCGAGGAATAGTTCATTGTTTGAATCAGATGTTCGAGTTTTTGTAGCTTCTtggag GGCAACATCAGATGAAGAACTTTTTGTAACTGAACCAAACCTGCCAATTACATATCCATTTTTGAAACAGTTTTGTAGCTGTCACGTAGATGATTATACTCGCGATTATGGAGACAATTTCAACTCAGTTGATTGTAGTTTATTTGAGTCTATGGTTCCATgtcttcaaattcaaaattcacATTTTCAATCTTTTGAAAACACCTGTGAACCAAGCAACCATATTCGAAGGAAAAGGTCATCTGGCAACCAATACGTTAAGTTTCCAGTGAATGATCCTGATGATGTCATGGACATATACTGGACCAGAAATGTAACCGATTCTCTAGATCAACAGATAATTCCACAG TCCAGTTGGAAAAATGGTTGGAATTGGAAAAAAGCACGAACTGAATGCGAACACCAACTAACAAAAAGAATATATCCTGCTATCTTTACATTCGTCCCGATGTTAACTATAAAAGATTACATAGAGTCCTGCATAACAGATATTAAG TCAATTGGCGATACCCGTTTTCTAAAGGATACAGTAATGGCCATTCAGTTATTCAGCAAAAAAGAAGCATATCGCTATAATTCGACGAACGATGTTAGTATGTTGTTTCAGCGTGTCAATCCGATGCTGTGTGTAGACAACTGTAATGGTAAAGGTCAATGCATCTCAG GCAAATGTTTATGTAATGATGGATATATTGGATTAAgttgttcttctcatatatcgATACCTCCACTGGTTATGTCTCTTCCTGAAGATGGTTTGTGTGACAGTGTAGCTAGACCTTgcggaaaaacaaatatttatggaGAATTTTATTCAAAAGACATTATCTGTAAAAGTGAAAGTTTTCTT ATTAAAGGTAGTCGGAAAGATTATAAAGCATTAAACTCAACATCTAAAGCCCTGTACAGAGACTTTTTCATGGTCACTTGTGATTTCGAACAGCatacaaatgatgttttaaataaaagtacCACAATTGGAAAAGGTGTCGACATATCCTTATCCTATGATGGAATTCATTTCAGTAGAATCCTTAGTTTAGTTATCTTTGATCCAGCGTGTATGAGATGTAGTTCAAGGCCAATTTATTGTCATAAGaag